In Leifsonia sp. ZF2019, a genomic segment contains:
- a CDS encoding HAD-IIA family hydrolase: MARRDEIECWLTDMDGVLVHENKALPGASELIQQWRDRGTPFLVLTNNSIYTPRDLAARLRASGLDVPEESIWTSALATADFLKSQKPGGSAYVIGEAGLTTALHEAGFIMTDTNPDYVVVGETRSYSFDAITKAIRLIGAGARFISTNPDATGPSAEGPLPATGAVTAMITKATGGMEPYVVGKPNPMMFRSALNRIGAHSENTAMIGDRMDTDVVAGIEAGLHTILVLTGISDQAEIDRYPFRPDEILSGVSELLSTEPVESDL, from the coding sequence GTGGCTCGACGCGACGAGATCGAATGCTGGCTCACCGACATGGATGGTGTGCTCGTCCATGAGAACAAGGCGCTGCCGGGCGCCTCCGAGCTGATCCAGCAGTGGCGCGACAGGGGCACGCCGTTCCTCGTGCTCACGAACAACTCCATCTACACCCCGCGCGACCTCGCCGCCCGTCTCCGCGCCTCCGGGCTGGACGTTCCGGAGGAGTCGATCTGGACCTCCGCCCTCGCCACGGCCGACTTCCTCAAGTCGCAGAAGCCCGGCGGCAGCGCCTACGTGATCGGCGAGGCGGGTCTGACGACCGCCCTGCACGAGGCCGGCTTCATCATGACCGACACGAACCCCGACTACGTCGTCGTCGGCGAGACACGCAGCTACTCGTTCGACGCGATCACCAAGGCCATCCGCCTCATCGGCGCCGGAGCGCGGTTCATCTCGACCAACCCCGACGCGACCGGCCCGAGCGCCGAGGGCCCGCTGCCCGCGACCGGAGCCGTGACCGCCATGATCACCAAAGCGACCGGCGGCATGGAGCCCTACGTCGTGGGCAAGCCCAACCCGATGATGTTCCGCTCGGCCCTCAACCGCATCGGCGCGCACTCCGAGAACACGGCGATGATCGGCGACCGGATGGACACCGACGTCGTCGCGGGCATCGAGGCGGGACTGCACACCATCCTGGTGCTGACCGGCATCAGCGATCAGGCCGAGATCGACCGCTACCCGTTCCGGCCCGACGAGATCCTGAGCGGCGTCAGCGAGCTGCTCTCCACCGAGCCCGTGGAATCGGATCTTTGA
- a CDS encoding DUF4303 domain-containing protein gives MTLEHHPAAYARVRSAIRGAARRAWTELRREHPESFYYFGLWTTPLAHRPAPTALSVEGLRRTVDHYGARGMTVTEDELRWAENDSPFDLYGDAGFAEVEELFDAFGNPYDRPRAVNEALFEAISGALADLDAEGFFGTGSARDAVVVNVTMPGHDEAEDVLESARALNPPTALGRYEADRSE, from the coding sequence GTGACCCTCGAGCACCACCCCGCCGCCTACGCGCGCGTCCGCTCCGCGATCCGGGGGGCCGCCCGCCGCGCGTGGACCGAGCTGCGGCGCGAGCACCCCGAGTCGTTCTACTACTTCGGGCTGTGGACGACGCCGCTCGCGCACCGGCCGGCCCCCACGGCCCTCTCGGTGGAGGGACTCCGTCGAACGGTCGACCACTACGGCGCGCGAGGCATGACCGTCACCGAGGACGAGCTGCGCTGGGCGGAGAACGACTCGCCCTTCGACCTCTACGGTGACGCAGGCTTCGCCGAGGTCGAGGAGCTCTTCGACGCGTTCGGCAACCCCTACGACCGCCCCCGCGCCGTGAACGAGGCCCTGTTCGAGGCGATCTCGGGCGCACTCGCCGACCTCGACGCGGAAGGGTTCTTCGGTACCGGCTCCGCCCGCGACGCCGTGGTCGTCAACGTGACGATGCCCGGTCACGACGAGGCGGAGGACGTGCTGGAGTCCGCGCGGGCCCTCAACCCGCCGACGGCGCTCGGCCGCTACGAGGCCGACAGGTCGGAGTGA
- a CDS encoding septum formation family protein: protein MADHRDPGTGDGDAEAPPSSAAPGAEEAEPEFGSSEWLLRELGTSAEDAATDSSFEDDDELEPAPRGRRRWRRGSTAPDASAEADADVGDEDAPGSAESTGPTGPTVSAISSASPAESSPPVSPVAPAGFTWNLTPGTGADPLVAGNPEDRAQPGSNPAQDAGSSSSEPAEPDREPTLPEPSAPVIPALPEPSVTPDRPVVTEQPAVAEQPVLPQPPVYTPPVTGPAAEPTAEAPPAAEPPLFTAPVAEPRADAPAEPPLFTAPVTAPSHRAPSEPTPPAAEASATDEGAPSSEPPSFLASLRMPEPPEWDDASASARRGTPPASADAPEQPEPSPASRESVAPEEAQSHGLAALLGYGPPPPDAPSSRSIIGDTTGIIPIVRGSEPPPATPVVPSSPVATPAPEDATTATTPAATTPPPAATTPTDTTPPPAAAPLWTPTQPFAPTPAPSAFVAPQPPAEPVLPPPHPSALFEPAVDGADVPTTKLDTAEMAALLAARAGDPDPLASPEIASSTAATAPTAASEPTAATAPTAASEPTAALPQDTVTADDPATGETPTEGSDEPQSGSADPGDADPDDGLAALFGEVAEPEPEAQPEPALAPEPEPDPELVPETTPEPEADATADPAAPADLPAAVEPALFREFPPVEPSAAVEGPQFTEPVTVPQETLPAPVFAADPTVAIPSAATPPTAPPPVDGPPTTVLPGPLAEPAGPGAPGAGDGSTPPSRPRDPRKTRVLFLVAGILAVILVLIGLFALGTRLPSVFGAASSTAKATSASTPSKTPTPTPTPTPTVTPKPAAPAAAGVQAWDVLGGGECIEPYTTPWAESFTVVDCATPHTAQMVYTGILNPDIAAAYPGADALAQQINGLCTAPGVIDLNAAGAYTGLQVQGTFPATEEQWKDGQRSYYCFASRSTGEPMTSSVAGPGPAA from the coding sequence GTGGCCGACCACCGCGATCCCGGCACCGGGGACGGCGATGCCGAGGCGCCGCCGAGTTCCGCAGCGCCCGGCGCGGAGGAGGCCGAACCCGAGTTCGGAAGCAGCGAGTGGCTCCTCCGCGAGCTGGGAACGTCGGCCGAGGATGCGGCCACGGATTCCTCCTTCGAGGACGACGACGAGCTGGAGCCCGCGCCGCGCGGACGGCGACGGTGGCGCAGAGGGTCGACCGCTCCCGACGCCTCGGCCGAAGCGGATGCGGACGTCGGCGACGAGGATGCGCCCGGATCCGCCGAATCGACCGGACCGACCGGACCGACTGTGTCGGCGATTTCGTCGGCGTCGCCCGCCGAGTCGAGCCCGCCTGTCTCCCCGGTCGCCCCGGCCGGTTTCACCTGGAACCTGACGCCCGGCACCGGCGCGGACCCGTTGGTCGCCGGGAACCCGGAGGACCGTGCGCAACCCGGATCGAACCCCGCTCAGGATGCCGGATCGAGTTCGTCGGAACCCGCCGAGCCGGATCGTGAACCCACGCTGCCGGAACCGTCTGCACCCGTCATCCCTGCCCTCCCCGAGCCGTCGGTGACACCGGACCGGCCGGTGGTTACGGAGCAGCCGGCTGTCGCGGAGCAGCCCGTGCTCCCGCAACCGCCCGTGTACACCCCTCCGGTCACAGGGCCGGCTGCCGAACCGACCGCGGAGGCCCCGCCCGCAGCGGAGCCGCCGTTGTTCACTGCGCCGGTGGCGGAGCCGCGCGCCGACGCGCCGGCGGAGCCGCCACTGTTCACTGCGCCGGTGACCGCGCCGTCGCACCGTGCACCGTCGGAACCGACTCCGCCCGCCGCGGAGGCGTCCGCGACGGATGAAGGCGCGCCGTCCTCCGAACCGCCGAGCTTCCTCGCTTCGCTCCGGATGCCGGAACCTCCGGAGTGGGATGACGCGTCGGCCAGTGCGCGCCGTGGCACGCCCCCTGCATCGGCCGACGCGCCCGAGCAGCCGGAGCCGTCCCCGGCCTCTCGTGAATCGGTCGCTCCGGAGGAGGCGCAGAGCCACGGCCTCGCCGCCCTTCTCGGCTACGGTCCACCCCCGCCCGATGCGCCGTCGTCGCGCTCGATCATCGGCGACACCACCGGGATCATCCCGATCGTGCGGGGGTCCGAACCGCCACCCGCGACGCCGGTCGTCCCGTCGTCTCCCGTCGCCACGCCGGCCCCGGAAGACGCCACGACCGCCACGACGCCTGCGGCCACGACGCCCCCGCCTGCGGCCACGACGCCTACCGACACGACGCCCCCGCCTGCGGCAGCGCCGCTCTGGACGCCGACGCAGCCGTTCGCACCCACGCCCGCGCCATCCGCGTTCGTCGCGCCCCAACCTCCCGCCGAGCCCGTACTTCCGCCGCCGCATCCGTCCGCGCTGTTCGAGCCCGCAGTCGACGGCGCGGATGTGCCGACCACGAAACTCGACACCGCGGAGATGGCCGCCCTGCTCGCGGCCCGAGCCGGCGACCCGGATCCGCTGGCGTCGCCCGAGATCGCCTCGTCGACCGCGGCGACGGCCCCCACCGCAGCGTCGGAGCCCACCGCGGCGACGGCCCCCACCGCAGCGTCGGAGCCGACCGCGGCACTGCCCCAGGACACGGTCACCGCCGACGACCCCGCGACGGGGGAGACGCCGACCGAGGGCTCGGATGAACCGCAGTCCGGCAGCGCGGATCCCGGCGACGCGGACCCGGACGACGGCCTGGCCGCGCTCTTTGGCGAGGTCGCTGAGCCGGAGCCGGAGGCCCAACCGGAGCCGGCACTCGCGCCCGAGCCCGAGCCCGACCCGGAACTCGTTCCCGAGACGACTCCAGAGCCCGAAGCCGACGCGACCGCCGACCCCGCAGCGCCCGCCGACCTCCCCGCCGCCGTCGAGCCCGCGCTGTTCCGGGAGTTCCCGCCCGTCGAGCCCAGCGCGGCCGTCGAGGGCCCGCAGTTCACGGAGCCCGTGACCGTGCCGCAGGAGACGTTGCCCGCTCCGGTCTTCGCCGCCGACCCGACGGTCGCGATCCCGTCCGCGGCCACACCGCCGACGGCGCCGCCCCCGGTCGACGGCCCGCCCACCACCGTGCTCCCTGGACCGCTCGCAGAACCCGCCGGCCCGGGCGCACCCGGCGCGGGCGACGGCTCGACACCCCCGTCCCGGCCGCGGGATCCGCGCAAGACCCGCGTGCTCTTCCTCGTCGCGGGCATTCTCGCGGTGATCCTCGTTCTCATCGGCCTCTTCGCCCTCGGCACGCGTCTGCCGTCGGTTTTCGGCGCCGCGTCGTCCACGGCGAAGGCGACGTCGGCCTCCACCCCGTCGAAGACGCCCACGCCGACGCCCACCCCGACCCCCACGGTCACGCCCAAGCCGGCGGCCCCCGCCGCGGCGGGCGTGCAGGCCTGGGATGTGCTCGGCGGCGGCGAGTGCATCGAGCCGTACACGACACCGTGGGCCGAGTCGTTCACGGTCGTGGACTGCGCGACGCCGCACACGGCGCAGATGGTCTACACGGGCATCCTGAACCCCGACATCGCGGCGGCCTATCCCGGTGCCGACGCCCTCGCGCAGCAGATCAACGGCCTGTGCACAGCCCCGGGCGTGATCGACCTGAACGCCGCGGGCGCATATACCGGGCTGCAGGTGCAGGGCACCTTCCCCGCGACGGAGGAGCAGTGGAAGGACGGGCAGCGCTCCTACTACTGCTTCGCGAGCCGGTCGACGGGCGAGCCCATGACATCATCGGTGGCCGGGCCGGGCCCCGCGGCCTGA
- the pyrE gene encoding orotate phosphoribosyltransferase: protein MTDARQQLIDYISAEAVFHGDFTLTSGKKATYYVDLRKVSLDHRVAPLIGQVMLDLIAGIPDVSAVGGMTMGADPVAAAILHQGAARGAGYDAFVVRKEPKDHGRGKQVEGPDLEGKRVVVLEDTSTTGGSPLKAVEALKKVGAEIAAVAVVVDRDTGAREVIEAAGYPYYAAIGLKDLGLE, encoded by the coding sequence GTGACCGACGCACGACAGCAGCTCATCGACTACATCTCGGCCGAGGCCGTCTTCCACGGGGACTTCACGCTCACGAGCGGGAAGAAGGCCACCTACTACGTCGATCTGCGCAAGGTCAGCCTCGACCACCGCGTCGCGCCGCTCATCGGCCAGGTCATGCTCGATCTGATCGCGGGCATCCCCGACGTCTCCGCCGTGGGCGGGATGACGATGGGAGCCGACCCGGTCGCCGCCGCAATCCTGCACCAGGGTGCCGCCCGCGGCGCCGGCTACGACGCGTTCGTCGTGCGCAAGGAGCCGAAGGACCACGGCCGCGGCAAGCAGGTCGAAGGCCCCGACCTCGAGGGCAAGCGCGTCGTCGTCCTCGAGGACACCTCCACCACCGGAGGCTCCCCGCTCAAGGCCGTCGAGGCCCTGAAGAAGGTGGGGGCCGAGATCGCCGCCGTCGCCGTCGTGGTCGACCGTGACACCGGCGCGCGCGAGGTCATCGAGGCCGCCGGCTACCCGTACTACGCCGCCATCGGCCTCAAGGACCTGGGGCTGGAGTAG
- a CDS encoding exodeoxyribonuclease III: MRVATWNVNSIRTRVGRVVDWLVREDVDVLAMQEIKCKPEQFPYAPFEDAGYEVVLHGLNQWNGVAIASRLPLEDVQIGFRDMPGFLKGHEGPDLPKEARAIGATVDGVRVWSLYVPNGRALGDPHYDYKLDWLAALAEDTRRWLAENPGLPLALTGDWNVAPLDSDVGDPSLIPGVSTHISPPERSAFSAFEAVGLTDVVRPLVPTGYTYWDYKQLRFPRNEGLRIDFILGSQAFADRVASASIHREERKGDAPSDHVPVLVELTDTAAAEDDDDRPMIFG, encoded by the coding sequence ATGCGTGTCGCCACCTGGAACGTCAACTCCATCCGCACCCGTGTCGGCCGGGTGGTCGACTGGCTGGTCCGCGAGGACGTCGATGTGCTGGCCATGCAGGAGATCAAATGCAAGCCGGAGCAGTTCCCGTACGCGCCCTTCGAGGACGCGGGCTACGAGGTGGTGCTGCACGGCCTCAACCAGTGGAACGGGGTCGCCATCGCAAGCCGTCTGCCCCTCGAGGACGTGCAGATCGGCTTCCGCGACATGCCCGGCTTCCTCAAGGGCCACGAGGGGCCGGACCTGCCGAAGGAGGCGCGTGCCATCGGCGCCACCGTCGACGGTGTGCGCGTCTGGAGCCTGTACGTGCCGAACGGCCGGGCCCTCGGCGACCCGCACTATGACTACAAGCTCGACTGGCTGGCCGCTCTCGCGGAGGACACGCGCCGCTGGCTGGCCGAGAACCCGGGCCTCCCGCTCGCGCTGACCGGCGACTGGAACGTGGCGCCGCTCGACTCGGACGTCGGCGACCCGAGTCTGATCCCGGGCGTCTCCACGCACATCTCGCCGCCGGAGCGCTCCGCGTTCTCGGCCTTCGAGGCCGTGGGCCTGACGGATGTGGTGCGCCCCCTCGTTCCGACCGGCTACACCTACTGGGATTACAAGCAGCTTCGGTTCCCCCGCAACGAGGGCCTGCGGATCGACTTCATCCTGGGCTCGCAGGCCTTCGCCGACCGCGTGGCCTCGGCCTCGATCCACCGCGAGGAGCGCAAGGGCGATGCGCCGAGCGATCACGTTCCGGTGCTCGTGGAGCTGACGGATACGGCCGCCGCCGAGGACGACGACGACCGGCCGATGATCTTCGGCTGA
- a CDS encoding ABC transporter ATP-binding protein — MSETSSAYPVEFAGVGRAFATPKRRGSAGEVRPVLRDVSLRVDAGEVVAILGPSGCGKSTLLRIAGGLDRPTAGSALIDGSAVAGVDPRCAVGFQEPRLLPWRSLADNVALGLPRGIDRSEGRERVARLLDLVGLSASAGLRPREVSGGMAQRASLARALARNPGVLLLDEPFGALDALTRLKMQDLLVDVHTAAPTTILLVTHDVDEALQLADRIILLGAEEGRVGATIRSVTTVPGERPRDRGSAELAELRADLLDGLGIDRHGNAHGTTATGSGRMPSTAEASLV; from the coding sequence ATGTCCGAGACATCGTCCGCCTACCCCGTCGAGTTCGCCGGGGTCGGGCGCGCCTTCGCGACGCCCAAGCGACGCGGGAGCGCTGGCGAGGTGCGGCCCGTTCTGCGCGATGTCTCCCTGCGCGTCGACGCCGGAGAGGTGGTGGCCATCCTCGGCCCCAGCGGCTGCGGCAAGTCGACGTTGCTGCGCATCGCCGGCGGCCTGGACCGGCCCACCGCGGGATCCGCGCTCATCGACGGCTCGGCCGTGGCGGGCGTCGACCCACGCTGCGCTGTCGGGTTCCAGGAGCCGCGACTGCTCCCGTGGCGCTCGCTCGCCGACAACGTGGCCCTCGGGCTCCCGCGTGGCATCGACCGGTCCGAGGGTCGCGAGCGCGTCGCCCGGCTGCTCGACCTCGTCGGGCTCTCCGCCTCCGCCGGGCTGCGTCCTCGTGAGGTCTCGGGCGGCATGGCCCAGCGCGCCTCCCTCGCGCGAGCACTCGCCCGCAACCCGGGCGTGCTGCTGCTGGACGAGCCGTTCGGCGCCCTCGACGCGCTGACCCGGCTGAAGATGCAGGACCTCCTGGTCGACGTGCACACAGCGGCCCCGACGACCATCCTGCTCGTCACCCACGACGTGGACGAGGCGCTGCAGCTCGCCGACCGCATCATCCTGCTCGGCGCCGAGGAGGGTCGCGTCGGGGCGACCATCCGCAGCGTCACGACCGTTCCGGGCGAACGACCTCGCGATCGTGGATCGGCGGAGCTCGCCGAACTGCGCGCCGACCTGCTCGACGGGCTCGGGATCGACCGGCACGGGAACGCGCACGGCACCACCGCGACCGGCAGCGGGCGAATGCCCTCCACAGCCGAGGCGTCTCTGGTCTGA
- a CDS encoding aliphatic sulfonate ABC transporter substrate-binding protein — protein sequence MRRTPTIVTALAAAAAAATLLLTGCVAGEGSASGAAASSTPGAVTKGGTLNIDFATYNPLSLVIKKEGWLEKALAKQDITVNWVQSAGSNKANEALRSGAIDVGSTAGSAALLARSNGSEIKTIDIFSQPEWSALVVGPNSSITDVKELKGKQIAATKGTDPYFFLLQALEANGLSADDVTIQNLQHADGWAALQNGSVDAWAGLDPIMANAQAAGAKLIYRNVAFNTYGFLNATESFISSKPDVAQTVVNTYEYARAWALKHPDETSQILADAASISLPVATTVITERTNLDVSPIPGDAQLKVLKKVGPIFVQTGDVAAQSDIDAALKNLLDPAFAKKADPSAIGG from the coding sequence ATGCGCCGCACACCCACCATCGTCACCGCCCTCGCGGCGGCCGCCGCAGCAGCGACCCTGCTCCTCACCGGCTGCGTGGCCGGCGAGGGCTCGGCCTCCGGCGCCGCGGCGAGCAGCACCCCCGGCGCCGTCACGAAGGGCGGCACTCTCAACATCGACTTCGCGACGTACAACCCGCTGAGCCTGGTGATCAAGAAGGAGGGCTGGCTCGAGAAGGCCCTCGCCAAGCAGGACATCACCGTCAACTGGGTGCAGTCCGCCGGGTCGAACAAGGCGAACGAGGCGCTGCGCTCCGGTGCGATCGACGTGGGCTCGACGGCCGGCTCCGCCGCGCTCCTCGCGCGGTCGAACGGCTCCGAGATCAAGACCATCGACATCTTCTCCCAGCCGGAGTGGTCCGCCCTCGTCGTCGGCCCGAACTCGTCGATCACCGACGTGAAGGAGCTCAAGGGCAAGCAGATCGCGGCGACCAAGGGAACCGACCCCTACTTCTTCCTGCTGCAGGCGCTGGAGGCGAACGGGCTCTCGGCCGACGACGTCACCATCCAGAACCTCCAGCACGCCGACGGCTGGGCCGCCCTGCAGAACGGCTCCGTCGACGCGTGGGCCGGGCTCGACCCGATCATGGCGAACGCGCAGGCCGCCGGCGCGAAGCTGATCTACCGCAACGTGGCGTTCAACACCTACGGGTTCCTCAACGCGACCGAGTCGTTCATCTCCAGCAAGCCCGACGTCGCGCAGACCGTCGTGAACACCTACGAGTACGCGCGGGCGTGGGCGCTGAAGCACCCGGACGAGACCTCGCAGATCCTCGCGGACGCGGCCAGCATCTCCCTCCCGGTCGCGACGACCGTCATCACGGAGCGCACCAACCTCGACGTCTCGCCGATCCCCGGCGATGCTCAGTTGAAGGTGCTCAAGAAGGTCGGCCCGATCTTCGTGCAGACCGGCGACGTCGCGGCGCAGTCCGACATCGACGCCGCTCTGAAGAACCTGCTCGACCCGGCCTTCGCCAAGAAGGCCGACCCGAGCGCGATCGGCGGCTGA
- a CDS encoding ABC transporter permease → MSYQNAPEGDGPLIVVGGPGGEVGSATSVAGERPREAAAPTIVADGTGAVVAHTPFLSRRWVRITGGLVLPAIILVVWQVASTSGAFTSAQLPSPAMVWNAAIDLAQRGLLGLYVAISTQRVLLGFACGAALGLVLGAVVGLSRLADILFSSTLAAIRAVPSLAWVPLLILWFKIGEDSKIILIAIGSFFPVYTTVAASLKHVDRHLVEAGRAFGLNGIRLFTTVQLPSVLPSVISGLRLALAQAWLFLVAAELIASSMGLGFLLSDSQNNGRTDRLFLAIILLALLGKLTDSLVGLFERWANRRWA, encoded by the coding sequence ATGTCTTACCAGAACGCACCGGAGGGCGACGGCCCGCTGATCGTGGTCGGCGGCCCGGGCGGCGAGGTCGGCAGCGCCACGTCGGTGGCCGGTGAGCGGCCCCGCGAGGCCGCGGCTCCGACCATCGTCGCGGACGGAACGGGCGCGGTCGTCGCGCACACCCCGTTCCTCTCGCGCCGCTGGGTGCGGATCACCGGCGGCCTCGTGCTGCCGGCGATCATCCTGGTGGTCTGGCAGGTCGCCAGCACCTCCGGTGCGTTCACGTCCGCCCAGCTGCCGTCGCCGGCGATGGTGTGGAACGCCGCGATCGACCTCGCGCAGCGCGGCCTGCTCGGCCTCTACGTCGCGATCTCGACGCAGCGCGTCCTCCTCGGCTTCGCCTGCGGCGCCGCCCTGGGCCTCGTGCTCGGGGCGGTCGTCGGGCTGTCGCGGCTGGCGGACATCCTGTTCAGCTCCACGCTCGCCGCCATCCGGGCCGTGCCTTCTCTGGCGTGGGTGCCGCTGCTGATCCTGTGGTTCAAGATCGGCGAGGACTCCAAGATCATCCTGATCGCCATCGGATCGTTCTTCCCCGTCTACACGACGGTCGCGGCCTCGCTGAAGCACGTCGACCGCCACCTGGTGGAGGCCGGCCGCGCGTTCGGGCTGAACGGCATCCGTCTGTTCACGACCGTCCAGCTCCCATCGGTGCTTCCGTCCGTGATCTCCGGCCTGCGGCTGGCGCTCGCGCAGGCCTGGCTCTTCCTGGTCGCCGCCGAGCTGATCGCCTCCTCGATGGGCCTCGGCTTCCTGCTGAGCGACTCGCAGAACAACGGGCGCACCGACCGCCTCTTCCTCGCGATCATCCTGCTCGCCCTGCTCGGCAAGCTCACCGACTCGCTCGTCGGCCTGTTCGAGCGGTGGGCGAACCGGCGCTGGGCCTGA
- a CDS encoding SRPBCC family protein gives MAAVTTSIDVNVPVSTAYNQWTQFESFPHFLDEVEEIRQVDDTTNHWRVKIGGAERQFDTVITEQLPDERVAWKSVAGDTEHAGVVTFHRLSDTETKVTVQLEWAPSDALEKIGAVFGLDDHAVKKDLENFKKFIESQGSESGAWRGEVDHGTTV, from the coding sequence ATGGCTGCAGTGACCACCTCCATCGACGTGAACGTGCCGGTCTCGACCGCGTACAACCAGTGGACCCAGTTCGAGTCGTTCCCGCACTTCCTCGACGAGGTCGAGGAGATCCGTCAGGTGGATGACACCACGAACCACTGGCGGGTGAAGATCGGCGGCGCAGAGCGTCAGTTCGACACCGTCATCACCGAGCAGCTCCCGGACGAGCGCGTGGCGTGGAAGTCCGTCGCCGGCGACACCGAGCACGCGGGCGTCGTGACCTTCCACCGGCTGTCCGACACCGAGACCAAGGTGACCGTGCAGCTGGAATGGGCGCCGTCCGACGCGCTCGAGAAGATCGGAGCCGTGTTCGGCCTCGACGACCACGCGGTCAAGAAGGACCTCGAGAACTTCAAGAAGTTCATCGAGTCGCAGGGCTCCGAGTCCGGTGCCTGGCGCGGCGAGGTCGACCACGGCACGACGGTCTGA
- a CDS encoding APC family permease, which translates to MSDPSWTQVVKTVEPEQPELKRALGPGLLLLFIVGDILGTGVYALTGQVAAEVGGAAWLPFLLAFAVATVTAFSYLELVTKYPQAAGAALYTHKAFGIHFFTFIVCFIVMTSGITSASTASRAFAVNLTVGFGIPDANLTTLLIALAFIVLIMLVNLRGVTESVWLNVVLTLVELSGLLLVIFIGMWAIAGGNADWSRVVAFETPEDKGVLLAVSTATSLAFFAMVGFEDSVNMAEETKEPSRIFPKMMLSGLGIAAVIYVLVSITVVALVPIGQLAGSETPLVTAVEAAAPGFPINDLLPFISMFAVANTALINMMMASRLLYGMAKQGVLPPFLAKVSAKRRTPWTAILFTSALAVALIIYVSLDPKGSIVALLGGTTSLLLLAVFAVVNVAVLVLRKQPVDHKHFRSPTVLPIVGGLTCLYLVFPWTSGRPVGQYTIALGLLAIGILLWVVERIYSRRARQRAALERIDPER; encoded by the coding sequence GTGAGCGATCCGTCCTGGACCCAGGTGGTCAAGACCGTCGAGCCGGAGCAGCCCGAGCTGAAGCGGGCACTCGGGCCCGGTCTGCTGCTGCTGTTCATTGTCGGCGACATCCTCGGCACTGGCGTCTACGCCCTCACCGGCCAGGTGGCGGCGGAGGTGGGAGGCGCGGCCTGGCTGCCGTTCCTGCTGGCGTTCGCAGTCGCCACGGTGACCGCCTTCTCGTACCTCGAGCTGGTCACCAAGTACCCGCAGGCGGCGGGTGCCGCGCTCTACACGCACAAGGCGTTCGGCATCCACTTCTTCACGTTCATCGTGTGCTTCATCGTCATGACGTCCGGCATCACCTCGGCGTCGACGGCGTCGCGCGCGTTCGCGGTGAACCTGACCGTGGGCTTCGGCATCCCGGACGCGAATCTCACCACGCTGCTGATCGCGCTCGCGTTCATCGTGCTCATCATGCTGGTGAACTTGCGCGGGGTGACGGAGAGCGTGTGGCTGAACGTGGTCCTCACCCTCGTGGAGCTGTCCGGTCTGCTGCTGGTCATCTTCATCGGGATGTGGGCGATCGCCGGTGGCAACGCGGACTGGTCCCGGGTCGTGGCCTTCGAGACGCCGGAGGACAAAGGGGTGCTGCTGGCGGTGAGCACGGCGACCTCGCTGGCGTTCTTCGCGATGGTCGGATTCGAGGACTCGGTCAACATGGCGGAGGAGACCAAGGAGCCGAGCCGCATCTTCCCGAAGATGATGCTGAGCGGCCTGGGCATCGCGGCCGTCATCTACGTGCTGGTGTCGATCACCGTCGTCGCGCTGGTCCCGATCGGTCAGCTCGCCGGCAGCGAGACGCCACTCGTCACGGCGGTCGAGGCGGCCGCCCCCGGCTTCCCGATCAACGACCTCCTGCCGTTCATCTCGATGTTCGCGGTCGCCAACACGGCGCTCATCAACATGATGATGGCGAGTCGTCTGCTCTACGGCATGGCGAAGCAGGGGGTGCTGCCGCCGTTCCTGGCGAAAGTCTCCGCGAAGCGCCGCACACCGTGGACCGCCATCCTGTTCACCTCGGCGCTCGCCGTGGCCCTCATCATCTATGTCTCGCTCGATCCGAAGGGCTCGATCGTGGCGCTGCTCGGCGGCACGACGTCGCTGCTCCTCCTCGCGGTGTTCGCGGTCGTCAACGTGGCGGTGCTCGTGCTGCGCAAGCAGCCGGTCGACCACAAGCACTTCCGCTCGCCGACCGTGTTGCCGATCGTCGGCGGGCTCACGTGCCTCTACTTGGTGTTCCCGTGGACCTCGGGTCGCCCCGTAGGTCAGTACACGATCGCTCTCGGGCTGCTCGCGATCGGGATCCTGCTGTGGGTCGTCGAGCGGATCTACTCGCGGAGGGCGAGGCAGCGCGCCGCCCTGGAGCGGATAGACCCGGAGCGCTGA